GATCACTACTCTTCACCACGTTGCCATGATGACCCAGACTGTTGTCGTACTTCTCTCCATTGCCATGACGACCCAGACTGTTGTTATAAACCTCTCGGTTACCATGCCGACCCAGACTGTTGTTATAAACCTCTCTGTTGCCATGCCGACCCAGACTGTTGTGGTAAATGTCTGGATTGCCGTTGCGTCGCCCCAGACTAAGGTCGTAGAGTTCAGAGGTCAACATGAAGTTGCTCTCTGTGCTGGCCAGCGTGACGAAACCACTCTCCGTGTCTCGCAGACTGCCCAGGTTGTCATAGTCACCAGGGGACATGTCGGGGGAGGAGCCTAGGAGAAAGAACACACAGGCCGTTACTATGGAGAAACAACAGTGTTTCCCTTCCCCTTTAAATGAGTCATGGGTAACCGCATACGTGGAATTTGTCTGAAAGTGGGAGGATCAACACCAGTGGGTGTGTCGAAACCTAGTCTCACGAAGCCACACCTCCATGGCTCCCAGTGCCTACATTTTGATTGGATTTTACATTTCAAGACCCCTCCCCCACATGTCCATTGGTGCTACGTGTTATGTTATGGTCACTATTTCAGACCAGGTAGGACACATTTGGCAGAGTTGTTCCGTATGCTAGTTTGCAAAAATAATAACAATGTATTACATTTGTAAAGCACTTCTCATTAAACAAGAATTATCTCAAAgtgcataaaataaaatagaaaatagaaaaatagtttaaaaaactaaacaaatatATCTAAACCATATCATGAAAGCAGCAATCAAAGCCTAGGAGGAAGGGTAGGCCAGCTGGTAGAGGTGAGTCTTAAGGCCTGCTTTAAAAGCCCCAACAGTCTGAACAACCCTGTGATTATCTGGAAGGGAGTTCCAAAGGTGTGGTGCGTTGGAGGGAAAGGCCCGGTCTGACAGGTAGGTGGGTCCGATGCCATTTAGGGATTTGTAGACAAGGAGGAGAATTTTATAGTCAATTATTTGAGGAACAGGTAACCAATGGAGTTCCGCCAAGATGGGGGTGATGTGGGCAGAGTTTTTTAGTTTGTGTCAGAATCCTTGCAGCACTATTTTGGATGAGCTGTAGTTTATGAATTGAATTTGCAGGCAGGCCCCCAAGTACTGCGCTCCCATAATCAATTCTGGAGAAAATGTATGCATTGGTTAGCGTTTCTGCGGTGAGAGAGGGTCTTATGCGGGAGATGTTCTTCAGGTGATAGAATGACATTTTACAGATGTGACTAATGTGGGGATTGAAGGAGAGAGCTGGGACGAATTTCACACCCTAATTAGCGATGACTGAGGAGAGGATGATCGGGCCATCTATGACAGGCATCTGTTATGTCCGCCTGTTCTATATCCTGTTCCGTCTGTTATGTCCGCCTGTTCTATATCCTGTTCCGTCTGTTATGTCCGCCTGTTCTATATCCTGTTCCATCtgttacagtggggcaaaaaagtatttagtcagccactatttgtgcaagttctcccacttaaaaagatgagagaggcctgtaattttcatcataggtacacgtcaactatgaaagacaaattgaggaaaaaaaatccagaaaatcacattgtaggattttttatgaatttatttgcaaattatggtggaaaataagtatttggtcacctacaaagaagcaagatttctggctctcacagacctgtaacttcttctttaagaggctcctctgtcctccactcgttacctgtattaatggcatctgtttgaacttgttatcagtataaaagacacctgtccacaacctcaaacagtcacactccaaactccactatggccaagaccaaagagctgacaaaggacaccagaaacaaaattgtagacctgcaccaggctgggaagactgaatctgcaataggtaagcagcttggtttgaagaaatcaactgtgggagcaattattaggaaatggaagacatacaagaccactgataatctccctcgatctggggctccacgcaagatctcaccctgtggggtcaaaatgatcacaagaacggtgagcaaaaatcccagaaccacacggggggacctagtgaatgacctgcagagagctgggaccaaagtaacaaagcctaccatcagtaacacactacgccgccagggactcaaatcctgcagtgcaagacgtgtccgcctgcttaagccagtaaatgtccaggcctgtctgaagtttgctagagtgcatttggatgatccagaagaggattggggagaatgtcatatggtcagatgaaaccaaaatagaactttttggtaaaaactcaactcgtcgtgtttggaggacaaagaatgctgagttgcatccaaagaacaccatacctactgtgaagtatgggggtggaaacatcatgctttggggctgtttttctgcaaagggaccaggacgactgatccgtgtaaaggaacgaatgaatggagccatgtatcgtgagattttgagtgaaaacctccttccatcagcaagggcattgaagatgaaacgtggctgggtctttcagcatgacaatgatcccaaacacaccgcccgggcaatgaaggagtggcttcgtaagaagcatttcaaggtcctggagtggcctagccagtctcctgatctcaaccccatagaaaatctttggagggagttgaaagtctgtgttgcccagcgacagccccaaaacatcactgctctagaggagatctgcatggaggaatgggccaaaataccagcaacagtgtgtgaaaaccttgtgaagacttacagaaaacgtttgacctgtgtcattgccaacaaagggtatataacaaagtattgagaaacttttgttattgaccaaatacttattttccaccataatttgcaaataaattcattaaaaatcctacaatgtgattttcaggattttttttcctcattttgtctgtcatagttgacgtgtacctatgatgaaaattacaggcctctctcatctttttaagtgggagaacttgcacaattggtggctgactaaatactttttttccccactgtatgtctgcctgttctATATCCTGTTCCGTCTGTTATGTCCGCCTGTGCTATATCCTGTTCCGTCTGTTATGTCCGCCTGTTCTATATCCTGTTCCGTCTGTTATGTCCGCCTGTTCTATATCCTGTTCCATCTGTTATGTCCGCCTGTTCTATATCCTGTTCCGTCTGTTATGTCCGCCTGTTCTATATCCTGTTCCATTTGTTATGTCCGCCTGTTCTATATCCTGTTCCGTCTGTTATGTCCGCCTGTTCTATATCCTGTTCCTAGCCAGGCTGAGCTTTTGCTATCTCATTTTCCTACTCCagtccattttgaatttgtgataaAACTGTCGTCATTTGGAATGTAGCTTGTTTAGTAGCCCATCAGTTAGATACGTTTTTATAGGCATTTATTTCTGTAGGCCTAACGGGAGCTTGTGTGGAGGGAGCGGTCGGCACGGGAGCGGTCGGCACGGGAGCGGTCGGCACGGGAGCGGTCGGCACGGGAGCGGTCGGCACGGGAGCTTGTGTGGAGGGAGCGGTCGGCACGGGAGCGGTCGGCACGGGAGCGGTCGGCACGGGAGCGGTCGGCACGGGAGCTTGTGTGGAGGGAGCGGTCGGCACGCAAATGAGTGAAAGAGACACGGAGGTGAAAGGGAATTTAGGGAGAAGAAGTGTGTGATGCTTGGttttgtgacgaggtgtgaatgacggagtcaggcgcaggaggtaaaacactgaaatcaagagtttattcagtgtccAATAATGTAGCACATTTAGCGACAGAaggaaactagcacaagggaaaatcaacCTTGGCTGCATACAAGGAAAGCGTAGCTCAACCCAGAtactcactctcacaacgaacaatcactcacaaaggacaagggggcagagggaacacttatacacagactaatgagggaatgactaccaggtgtgtgtgattgacaagacaaatggagtgatgataaatggagcggtagtggctagtgagccggtgacgacgaacgccgaaacctgcctgagcaaggaggaggggtgtcacgccctggcctatttacatttacattttagtcatttagcagacgctcttatccagagcgacttacagttagtgaatacatatatatactattattattttttatttatttttttatactggccccccgtgggaaacgaacccacaaccctggcgttgcaaacgccatgctctatcaactgagctacatccctgctggccattccctcccctaccctggacgacgctgggccaattgtgcgccgcccatgagtctcccggtcgcggccggctgcgacagagcctggattcgaaccaggatctctagtggcacagttagcactgcgatgcagtgccttagaccactgcgccactcacttTTCCAAACCTTTTATTCCAAACGGAAAATGataacgagagtttctattggacaaattcaggtagttccctccccgtttcgtttgctccgtttggttcttaaatggtttccgtaatgaatacacccctggttcttaaacggtaaacggtttccgtaatgaatacaTCCCTGGCTATGGGATGCGGGGGGGAGTGGGCGGCTAGAGCGAGACGACAAATTCAATGaagcctatagaactctagttagtttggtcagggtgtgaatatcatgtgtgtgttgattctatgtttgtatttctatgttggccgggtgtggttcccaatcagaggcagctgtcgctcgttgtctctgattggggatcatccttaggcagccagttttcctgcctgtgttgtgggatctggTTTGTGTTTGGTGAGTTTTGGCTTGTTCGTGTATAGCCTACCGACGTcacgtctcgtctcgtctcgtctcgttgttttgtatgtttattcggttaaataaacatgtatgcatttcacgctgcgccttggtctgacccgtccttcaacgagtgTGAcaaggggcagcctcggctgaattcgtgacaggtTTCTTTTTTGTTGTACCATGCAAATGCACATGtgaaatggaacactagagtcaaagcaaattattgttgtctttaagattattttttttacatgccTTTCAGGGAGCCACAAAGCATATTCCACCAAATAGCTTTACAGTAGTTTAAAAAAATGTGATCTCTGTTTAAAGATTGGGTTTTGACGTCCGTTCGAGTACTGTATTACTCATGCCCATCCCTACAAATCACCATTGACTCACGTCAGAATGTAGGAATGCAATTGAGTGAATGAGACACGGAAGGGAATTTAGGGAGAAGAACGCTGCTTGGCTTGGTTTATTTTTTGTTGTGCCCCGCAAATCCACATacagaaatggaacactagagtTCAAGACAAAAAGTAACTTCAGGCATCCACAAAGCACATTCCACCAAATAGTTTTACAGTATTGGATTATTTTTTAATCTCTGGTTGAAGATCGAGCTTTGACGTCCGTTCGTGTACTCGATAAGTCATGCCAATCCCTAACAAGGTGTGCTATGTTATCTGATGGGACCAGCTACAATTTACCTTTCTGTCACATGCAAATAAATAGacaattttaattggctgatgcgaATTTTGTGCGTGAGAACCTGTTTAACTTGAAATGCTTAATTATGTTCGCAAGTATGGCCTagacatttttttttggggggggggggttagaggtcaaagggcaggtagcctagcggttagagcgttgggccagtaaccgaaaggtcactggttcggatacccgagccgacaaggtgaaatatctgtctgtgcccttgagcaaggcacttaaccccttaATTTTCTCCAGGGGcaccatactactatggctgaccctgtaaaacaacacattacactggacctatcatactactatggctgaccctgtaaaacaacacattacactggacctatcatactactatggctgaccctgtaaaacaacacattacactggacctatcatactactatggctgaccctgtaaaacaacacattacactggacctatcatactactatggctgaccctgtaaaacacattacactgcacctatcatactactatggctgaccctgtagaacaacacattacactggacctatcatactactatggctgaccctgtaaaacaacacattacactggacctatcatactactatggctgaccctgtaaaacaacacattacactggacctatcatactactatggctgaccctgtaaaacacattacactgcacctatcatactactatggctgaccctgtaaaacaacacattacactggacctatcatactactatggctgaccctgtaaaacacattacactgcacctatcatactactatggctgaccctgtagaacaacacattacactggacctatcatactactatggctgaccctgtaaaacaacacattacactggacctatcatactactatggctgaccctgtaaaacaccacattacactgcacctatcatactactatggctgacccagTGAAACAACACATTCCAATACACCGGTGACAAAACATATTTATTTTCACCTAAGAAGGAAGTGTTCTTGGTGTGGGGGCGTGTTCCGGCCAGGTCGGCCTCCTGCTGGGAACGAATCACGTTGTAGACGTCAGGCGGCTGGGCGGGGCTTGGACAAGACCCTGGTTCGCTAGGACACACCTCTTTCTGCTGCTCGCCCCGCTTCCTCCTGCAAGCGCACAGAGACAAACTGGAATAGCTATATAGACAGTCACTAAATCAATCAATGCAACCAGTCCAGTGGATGCTATCCATACTACCAGTCTACCTCATGCTAGTTAGTACTTGCTCCTCACCGTCGAGCCAGCAGCTTGAAGCAGAAGAGCCCGGTTGCTATTAGTAACAGCAGCAACAACGGGATGGTGGGCAGGACTATGTAAACCGTGTTCAGagctgaaacagacagacagagttcagagacatgcacaaaaacacacatgGTTAAAGGtcgagggttaggggttaggggtcagggtacctgggttctgtctcttctcttcagGGTCAAAGGTTGTGTTCAGGGGTGACAGGGGAGGAGCCTCTGTAGACAGCAACATTAATGTTAATTCTATCTATTCTCATATATACATAGTAATTTAGTTACACCTATCaatactttatatatatatatatatatatactgaacaaaaacatgcaacatgtgaagtgttggtttcatgagctgaaataaaagatcccataaatgttccatacgcacaaaaagcttatttctctcattctgtgcacaaatttgtttacatcctgttAGTGAATatttctcctttgacaagataatccTTATATGAAGTgacactttttcggttactacatgattccatatgtgttatttcatagttttgatgtcttcactgttattctacaatgtaaaaaatagtaaaaataaagaaaaccctggaatgagtcggtgtgtccaaactattgactggtagtgtatatatacacacacacgccgaGGGGACAAATGATATTGAACATAACATAGACCATAGAcctactgaccaggtgaatccaagtgaaagctcccttattgatgtcacatgttaaatccacttcaaatcagtgtagatgaaggggaggagaccggttaaagacagctgagacatggattgtatagaTGTATCATTCAGATGGTCAATGggcaaaatattgaagtgcctttgaacgggttatgtggtgtgtgtgtgtgtgtttgtgtgtatatatacacatacactatatatacaaatgtatgtggacaccccttcaaatgagtggattcggctatttcagccacacccgttgctgacaggtgtataaaatcgagcacacagccatgcaatctccatagacaaacattggcagtagaatggccttactgaagagctcagtgactttcaacatggcaccgtcataggatgccacctttccaacaagtcagttcgtcaaatgtctgccctgctagagctgccccggtcaactgtaagttctgttattgtgacgtggaaacgtctaggagcaacaacggctcagccacgaagtggtcggccacacaagctcacagaacgggaccgccgagtgctaaaaaccgtttgtcctcggttgcaacactcactaccgagttccaaactgcctctggaagcaacgtcagcacaagaactgttcgtcgggagcttcatgaaatgggtttccaagcctaagatcaccatatagatcaccaagcgtcggctggagtggagtaaaggtcgccgccattggactctggagcagtggaaacacgttctctggagtgatgaatcacgtgaTGAATCacgcatacttttggtcatgtagtgtacctatTAATATTCAGACCTCATTAAAACCATGAATATTCAGACACTTTAAGTAGAGTTGTTACCTGGGTGTGTAGCGTTGGGGGAGGGTTCTGGAGCCTTCTCTGGAACAcaacacaatcaatcaatcaaatgtatttataaagccctatttacatcagcagatgtcactaaatgctatacagaaacccagcttaaaaccccaaacagcagcaatgcagatgtagaagcacggtggctaggaaaaactccctagaaaggcaggaacctaggaagaaacctagagaggaaccaggctctgaggggtgaccagtcctctactggctgtactgggtagagaggaaccaggctctgaggggtgaccagtcctctactggctgtactgggtagaccagaggaaccaggctctgaggggtggccagtcctctactggctgttctgggtagagaggaaccaggctctgaggggtggccagtcctctagtggctgtactgggtagaccagaggaaccaggctctgaggggtggaggaagaaacctagagaggaaccaggctctgaggggtgaccagtcctctagtggctgtactgggtagagaggaaccaggctctgaggggtggccagtcccctactggctgtactgggtagagaggaaccaggctctgaggggtggccagtcctctactggctgtactgggtagaccagaggaaccaggctctgaggggtgaccagtcctctactggctgtactgggtagaccagaggaaccaggctctgaggggtggtcagtcctctactggctgtactgggtagaccagaggaaccaggctctgaggggtggccagtcctctactggctgtactgggtagaccagaggaaccaggctctgaggggtgaccagtcctctactggctgtactgggtagaccagaggaaccaggctctgaggggtgaccagtcctctactggctgtactgggtagaccagaggaaccaggctctgaggggtgaccagtcctctactggctgtactgggtagaccagaggaaccaggctctgaggggtgaccagtcctctactggctgtactgggtagaccagaggaaccaggctctgaggggtggccagtcctctactggctgtactgggtagaccagaggaaccaggctctgagggtgaccagtcctctactggctgtactgggtagagaggaaccaggctctgaggggtgaccagtcctctactggctgtactgggtagaccagaggaaccaggctctgaggggtggccagtcctctactggctgtactgggtagagaggaaccaggctctgaggggtgaccagtcctctactggctgtactgggtagaccagaggaaccaggctctgaggggtggccggtcctctactggctgtactgggtagagaggaaccaggctctgaggggtgaccagtcttctactggctgtactgggtagagaggaaccaggctctgaggggtggccagtcctctactggctgtactgggtagaccagaggaaccaggctctgaggggtggccagtcctctactggctgtactgggtagaccagaggaaccaggctctgaggggtgaccagtcctctactggctgtattgGGTACCTGCTGTGTACTTGCGtccatatgcgtgtgtgtgtgtgtgtgtgtgtgtgtgtgtgtgtgtgtgtgtgtgtgtgtgtgtgtgtgtgtgtgtgtgtgtgtacctgcagtGTACTTGCAGATGAAATTGTTCTTGGTGTCACAGTTATCATCGTTCCAGTGGAACATGTAGAGTCCTCCGAGGCCGGGCGGGGCGGATGGTTGGTGGTACATCACCACGCAGACCTCGTAACCACAGGACGGCTCATCCCAGTGCCAGTTCCTAAACACACAAACGTAAAGTTACACACCGCTATTAAAGCAGACCCAGCCGATGGAGGCGTGGTTTATAGCAGACTCACCTGAAGGAGGTGGGGTATAattgtatttgttatttttatttaaccattaTTTAACGAGACAAGTCagataagaacaaattcttatttacaatgactgcctaccaaaaggcaaaaggcctcctgcagggacggggactgggattaaaaataaaaatataggacaaaacacacatcacaacaagagacaccacaacactacataaagagagacaccacaacactacataaagagagacaccacaacactacataaagagagacaccacaacactacataaagagagacaccacaacactacataaagagagatgccacaacactacataaagagagacaccacaacactacataaagagagacaccacaacactacataaagagagtcaccacaacactacataaagagacaccacaacactacataaagagagacaccacaacactacataaagagagacaccacaacactacataaagagagacaccacaacactacataaagagagacaccacaacactacataaagagagacaccacaacactacataaagagagacaccacaacactacataaagagagtcaccacaacactacataaagagacaccacaacactacataaagagacaccacaacactacataaagagatacaccacaacactacataaagagagacgccacaacactacaaagagagacaccacaacactacataaagagagacaccacaacactacataaagagagacaccacaacactacacaaagagacaccacaacactacataaagagagacgccacaacactacataaagagagacaccacaacactacataaagagagatgccacaacactacataaaaagagagacaccacaacactacataaagagagacaccacaacactacataaagagagacaccacaacactacataaagagagacaccacaacgctacataaagagagacaccacaacgctacataaagagagacaccacaacactacataaagagagacaccacaacactacataaagagagacaccacaacactacataaagagacaccacaacactacataaagagagacaccacaacactacataaagagagacaccacaacactacataaagagagacaccacaacactacataaagagagacaccacaacactacataaagagagacaccacaacactacataaagagagagagacacaacaacactacataaagagagacaccacaacactacataaagagagacaccacaacactacataaagagagatgccacaacactacataaatagagacaccacaacactacataaagagagtcaccacaacactacataaagagagtcaccacaacactacataaagagagacgccacaacactacataaagagagacgccacaacactacataaagagagacaccacaacactacataaagagagacaccacaacactacataaagagagacgccacaacactacataaagagagacaccacaacactacataaagagagacaccacaacactacataaagagagacaccacaacactacataaagagagacaccacaacactacataaagagagacaccacaacactacataaagagagacaccacaacactacataaagagagacaccacaacactacatagagagagacaccacaacactacataaagagagacaccacaacactacataaagagagtcaccacaacactacataaagagacaccacaacactacataaagagatacaccacaacactacataaagagagacgccacaacactacataaagagagacaccacaacactacataaagagagacaccacaacactacataaagagagacaccacaacactacacaaagagacaccacaacactacataaagagagacgccacaacactacataaagagagacaccacaacactacataaagagagatgccacaacactacataaagagagacaccacaacactacataaagagagacgccacaacactacataaagagagacaccacaacactacataaagagagacaccacaacactacataaagagagacgccacaacactacataaagagagacgccacaacactacataaagagagacgccacaacactacataaagagagacaccacaacactacataaagagagacaccacaacactacataaagagagacaccacaacactacataaatgtggtcctctgtagctcagctggtagagcacggcgcttgtaacgccagggtagtgggttcgatccccgggaccacccatacacaaaaatgtatgcacacatgactgtaagtcgctttggataaaagcgtctgctaaatggcatattattattattattataaagagagacgccacaacactacataaagagagtcaccacaacactacataaagagacaccacaacactacataaagagatacaccacaacactacataaagagagacgccacaacactacataaagagagacaccacaacactacataaagagagacaccacaacactacataaagagagacaccacaacactacacaaagagacacaacaacactacataaagagagacgccacaacactacataaagagagacaccacaacactacataaagagagatgccacaacactacataaaaagagagacaccacaacactacataaagagagacaccacaacactacataaagagagacaccacaacactacataaagagagatgccacaacactacataaaaagagagacaccacaacactacatatagagagacaccacaacactacataaagagagacaccacaacactacataaagagagacaccacaacactacataaagagagacgccacaacactacataaagagagacgccacaacactacataaagagagacgccacaacactacataaagagagacaccacaacactacataaagagagacaccacaacactacataaagagagacgccacaacactacataaagaga
The nucleotide sequence above comes from Coregonus clupeaformis isolate EN_2021a unplaced genomic scaffold, ASM2061545v1 scaf0117, whole genome shotgun sequence. Encoded proteins:
- the LOC121557952 gene encoding layilin, translating into MVDVVLLCFLQSAAASLITAEVFEARGQRVCRVDQGRPCYKLAYFSDPGRRLSFLEAKLACRRDGGELLSIESPAEQRIIEQLVTEIRPSDGDFWIGLRRNHGDTESVDDCPSQYYWTDGSHASFRNWHWDEPSCGYEVCVVMYHQPSAPPGLGGLYMFHWNDDNCDTKNNFICKYTAEKAPEPSPNATHPEAPPLSPLNTTFDPEEKRQNPALNTVYIVLPTIPLLLLLLIATGLFCFKLLARRRKRGEQQKEVCPSEPGSCPSPAQPPDVYNVIRSQQEADLAGTRPHTKNTSFLGSSPDMSPGDYDNLGSLRDTESGFVTLASTESNFMLTSELYDLSLGRRNGNPDIYHNSLGRHGNREVYNNSLGRHGNREVYNNSLGRHGNGEKYDNSLGHHGNVVKSSDLYNTSHYGDSLYQTSLDRYGNPEQYERSLGRHGNDASVDCYGKEATVGYYGNEGSLGGKCYKEWLDSDSY